The genomic window ttcatttcatttcatgacCTGGGGTGGCAAGAATCCAGGGTTTTGTTCAGGATTTCTGAGTCCTAGGTCTAATCTGAGACTTAACCATTGCTAACTTCAGatgaatcacttaatctttctcaaaTTCTTCGTGTAAATAATGAGAGAAAGCACTTGAGAATTTCTAACATTCGTTGCTTATACCAGTCTATATTATCTGATTCAGTGAAGTGAGATAGAGAACAACGGCAAAAGTTTAATTTTTCCCAAGCAGAATTTTGCAAAGCCCCTTCTTCAGGTCTTCACCTGtagaggaattatttttctttcttccttccttccttccttccttccttccttccttccttcctttctttgttatgAGATCAAGGGTATGTGTTAATGAATGAAATTTGTGAGATTGGCATCAatgaaagagagagcagaagccCTTTGCTGGGATTCCAAAGTTTTCCACAGGTCCTGGGAGGCCTTACCATGTCAGCTTCTGCTCTTTCAGAGAGGTATTTAATTACACCAACATGAAATAAAGTTCATTCCAAGGGATTTCAGTCACTTTCTTGCTTGAGGGTTCCTATATGAAGCATCTTGGAGTAGAGGGTAAagaatttgatccttacaatgtcCTTTGTAAATAAGATTACAGGCAAAGGAATGGTTCCCAATACAAGGTAATTGGGTGAAGTCCCTATCCTTTGTCTGGAATTGGAGGGTGATATCTGGGGATAGGAAGGTGTGATGTATTCAGGGAAAGAAGGATTATATATCATGCTAAGCTTTAGTATATGTGTATCATGTATGTACCCTAAAATTAACTATAATTCTTTGCATACTTGCTAAATTCTGTTTTGACTCAACAATCATTTCCCTATAAACCACAATGCTACTTAGTACCTTTccttagggaaaaagaaagaaagctcagAGAAACCATGTGATATCAGGATTGCTACTGAGCTTATGCAACTTTCTATTCTTATTTAGGGTACCtcttgtggttcagtcattttcgtCCTGTCTAATTCTCCATAATGCCATTTGCGGTTGTCTTAGCAAATATACTGGatgggtttaccatttccttttccagatcattttctaggtgaagaatggaggcagacagggttaagtgactttcccagggtcatataaatagtaagtgtctgaagctataCTTGAAAtcagaatgagtcttcctgactccaggcccagtactctgtccacagAGCCATCTAGTAACCTACCAAAACACAAGAAACAGAAATTCTCAGTCTTTGGTCCCTGTGTGAAGTAGGGAGACTAGTAATTTATTTAGTCTGATCAGAAAACATTAGATTCCTTTGGTCAAAAGATAGAAAGGTGTAGTGGtaaaggaatttgaagatcttcctcaccccttaataagcccatgtgaccagCTTTGAGTTGTAGCCCaccccacagcttgagtcacatggagccaatgTTGGGAGGAGTGTGCTGAATGGGTCAGCAGGAGGGGTGGAGCTGAGatagagtgaggcagagctgataGAGAGCAGACAGAGCAGAGAAAAGCAGCTAgcagtgagagagggagtgattttccctaagggagcttgtttgtaggGAGGCCTGAGAGAAGGAAGTCTTGGGAATGGctgtgctccctgcattgatattgtgtatagatttcttggttgctatgatggatttggcttttggtatttgaataaatgtcttagTTTCATctctgaggaagagagtttatatttcatgactttaccctggaaatacgcaTACATATCCatggtggctgctgtgggtattgccCTGGCATTACAAAAGATACAAACTAATTTACTCTATAACCATTCAGGCCCCAAAATGTGTTTTTATCCAGGCCTCCCTCTTGGTGGCCACTTTATTTCCTGGAGGGGGATATGAGTGCAGAGCCACCTGATGTGTTTGTGACTGTGCTGAAGGGGGAATGATATATGGGATGGGAAAGGAAACAGTATTGATAGAGGAGAAAGCAAAGTGACACCTCCCCTACTTAATTTTATTCTCCCAGAACAACGGGTGTTGATCAAGGTTCCTTGGACATGGACTTTTTGACATGGGTTATAAGGAACTTTGGTGTCTAAGGAttctcttcctgttttccttGATAGGAATTGTTACAAGCAACGGAGAGAGATGGAAGCAAATCCGCCGCTTCTCCCTCATGACCCTGAGGAATTTTGGAATGGGGAAGAAGAGCATTGAAGAGAGAGTTCAAGAAGAGGCCAAGTACCTtgtagaagagttaaagaaaacaaaaggttgGTGTTTCTTTACTTTGTTACCACTGACCTCAGAAAAATTCCTCCTATCCCTGGTAACTTATACAGACTGAGGCTGGCTCAAGAATTTACTGTAGTCTGAAATCACCATGTTTCTACTTTGGGGCCCATCCTGGGGACATGCCCATAACCATGTGGTCATTCCGAAAAGCCTTGAAGGGTCAGGATGGctgagagaagagatgagagccAGTGCAGCTCTGCTAAGGACTTCATGCTAATTTTGTGAGGAGACAGTGTGGTGAGGAAAGTTTAGGGGGAtggctttctttgtttttataccTTGTCATATGGAACAGAGCTCACAAGACCCCTAGCACCAGTGGTTCTATTACCTTTAGTGAACAGTTCCATGGGGAGAAGGCATTATTTTAATATCAGTTTGGGGAGTCCAGGGATCTTCTTGATATTTTGCTAACTAGTTGAAGGAAGGGCAGCAGGGTCAAGAACGCTGCTACGAAGACAGTGAGATGCCACAGCATCATCTCTTGATTTTTGACCATTGCCTCCCTctatctgctctcctttctatcagccctctcccttttctttcttttctcttactacttcttacCTCCCTTCAATccactccttcctttttctttcctctttcctctcctccttcctataTGGAAGGTTAGATTTCTAACCTGCAATCCTCATCCTGGGATTACtgatttaaataaaatgaaatgtagttTAAAAATCTACACAAAGTAGTCTGAAAGCAAAAGCTTGATAGAGTGAGGTGATGAATAGGGATTTAGAAATGGGAAATCATGTGGTGTGGTAGGAATTGCACTGtatttgggggaaggagaaaatttggttTGAATCCCACTTCTTGATCTCTCCTAGTTGTGGCATAAATCAAATAATTTTCTTGATACTCAccaacctcatctgtaaaatgggaattataccATTTGCACTTAGATTTCTTAAGTGGTTTAAATCAGACGCTTCATAAAAGGTGGCTTATTTTCAACCAAAAACTTGTCATCTAGAATGTAAGCTAGAGGAGAAAGCAGAACAATCAAGTCTACTTAAGACAGGCAAACCTTCCTTTTGATCACAGTGGCAGAgttaaattctctttctttgtgaatctctctgtctctctctcctttagggTTACCATGTGACCCCACGTTCATCCTTGGGTGTGCTCCTTGCAATGTAATCTGCTCTGTCATTTTCCAGAAACATTTtgaatacaaagaccaaaaatttCTATATTTAATGAAGCTTTTAAATGAAAGTACCAAGACTCTAAGTTCCCCATGGATTCAGGTGAGACCAGCGTTGTCTTCTTttggaattatatatatatatatatttctttcattGCTTCAAAGATACTACTGTAAGGAGCTAGGCTAGAGTTCATCGTGCATTCCATGGGGAGGTACAACACTGTCATGCTGGGATGgggtcacattttcttctttattgacAAGGACTACAGACAGAGAAGGTCACCCCATGTGGTCTGATTTGAGGGACGTTATAAGGCCCCTCCCTGGTGAAACTTGTCCCAGGGACTGAATGTTAAAATTCATGTTACTGTAGAGATGCTACCTTTTCCctagagcactgagtttggaTCATGATGGCAGATGGGCTAGCTGTCCCAATGGAAGGTGGTAGGCAGAGCTCTTAGAAGATCTCCTAATGAGAAAGGATGAGAACTTTTCTGTAGGAAGAAAGAATTGAGAGTGAAGGCCAAGGTAGGTGCAGTCAAGCAcagacaaaatattaaaatatttttaggggGTTTGTATAGGGAAAGGAAAAGTCACTATATTGCAAAAGGCATTTGTTCCACCCTTAGCTCTCTTTGGAACATTATCCAAATGTGAGAATagagaattattttctcttttacataaagtgtgatataaaattcttctttttaggTTTAcaattcttttccatctctagtACATTATCTCCCTGGATCTCATCacaaagtatttaaaatttttcatttactCTATGAATTTATTTTGGAAGAAGTGAAGAAACACCAAAAGACACTGGACTCCAGCAATCCTCGGGACTTCATTGACTGTTTTTTGATGAAAATGGAGCAGGTAGAGTGTGATCAGTAGGTCTGAATCTCAGTTCTTGTACATGAAATGGCTTGTGTATTGGAGGCTGACACTCACATTCACAAACGTTGAGCAGTAAGTAATCATACATTAGTCATAGTGTGCTCAGAGCACcatagggggagagagaagaattagaagaTAGGGTCCTAGTCCTAATGGAATTTCTAACCCAACAGAAATCAGGAAGAACATGTAAGGACAAGGGAATAATTATCAGGAATGTTTAGGGAAAGACAAAGTAGATTTTAAATTGAAGGTTTAAGTGGTGAAGAaatttggaatgaggaagaaataCAATATTTGGGGAAGGTTAACATAAGGCTTCATTCTGGAAGAGTTAGGTTTAGATCTTGGTTGTGAAGGAGGTCCTAGAGCTAGGCACTGAGAACTGGGTAGGACCTTTCAGAACTCTGCAAAGACAGTAGGGTATAGGGAACTTCAAGTGACTAACCTGATAGAAATGTAGGTGCTACTGTGGTAGGTACTTGTAGGGAGGATGGTGAATTTTACAGTGAagatggtggagctggaggctcCTCGCTTTCCACGCCATCCACatggaacaaagagaaaaattgaaaggaagaaaaaatgttgaaaaattacataaagaagaaaaagtcagcTAAATTAAAAGCAAAACTAGAACAAAGCAACATGCTAATGTTATGCATAAGGAGTAAATGAAACCCTGAAAGTACCAGAAACATGACAGAAGGTAAAAGGTATGCTGATGGACATCCTGAAATGGATCAATGAACCAGTTAAAGGAACGAAGTATACTCTGAGGTCACCATCAATGATTTTCTTCCAAGACCAACCAGAAGACAtattaattaaaaaacacttttaatTTAACAATACAGTAACTTAACTGACAAGAAGAATCACATCGTCTTCAGTCTATTTGCATAAGGGTATATTCTCCCAGATTCCCACCACATTGGTGGATGAGGAAATGTGGGAGAGGGCAAATATATAGAGCAGAGCAAGAGATTTTTAGGATAGTTACATATGGTAGTCTCTTACAATCCTCTCCGTTTAGTTTATGAGAATCTTAAGAATGACATATGCCATTTTTCCCATCATTACTCATAGTGGGAATAGGCCTTGATTGACTTGAACTTGAATTATGTTCTCTAGCACCTGCTTGGTATTCCTACatattttagatttcttttctttagtccaCAGAGTATTTGTTACGTATTCAGTTTATGACCTCAGTGGTCACTTTACCTCAATAGCAACACCTCATGGTCAAAGACAAAGCATTTAGCCTCTCGTTTTCCTCATTAGTAAAGTGACAATAATAAAGCAGTACTTCTATCACGGTATTTTGATgaggacaaaacagaaaaatatacaaggactcatattttataaatttttatatatatatgcaagttgataattttttcttcctcatttgttaaactaataaattctatttatctcAGTAAACTCTGCCCCCCACCTGCCCTATGCCATGACAAAAGATGTTCAGTTTAGACAATATCTTATCTCCAAGGTCAGAATCCTATTATGTAGTAACAGGATTTATTAGCTTAGTGAAACAGGAAGAAAGTACAATAGATTATATTTATATAGGGCTCGTGTATTTGTTTAGttaattcagtcatgtctggctcttcacgactccattttgggttttcttggcattttcttggccatttccttcttcagctcattttacagatgaagaaactaaggcagacaagattaagtgactgttTCAGGGTTGCAGCTAGCaggtgtttgaggtcagatttgaactcaggaagatgagtcttcctgagactaagtccagcactcaatccactccATCGCCTAACTGCTTGTGGATGTTCATAGATGTTATTGAAATATACTCTATACGTATAGCCATCTTGAAAGATAGCATGATGTAGTGCAGTTGTATCCAACACGAATAGAAATGGATCCCAGTGTGTCTcatattgccttagaaaacccacaaattaacattatctatgttgttttgtatcttcatatattttacgaaacatttcccaattacattttaatctggtttgagctCCACCCAGTTTTGCTGGTTGCTTGTGGCCTGAGGGCTGAGAGTTTGACACTCTTGATGTAGCAGAgaaagagctggcctcagagtcaggcaAGACTGAGCTCAAGTCCCCTCTTTGATATAAAATGTCtgtgtgatcgtgggcaagtcacttaaccttacaGTGCCCGAGGGCTCAGCAACTCTCTTGAGACCTTCAGTTTTTTAGAGAAAGGGCAGACTTGCATTGGCAGAGAGGATTTTTTAACCTGGAAATTCTTTGTGTCAATCAAATTATAGGtctagtctgtctgtctgtctgtctctgtctttctcactttctctctctctcctttctttctctgtctctatctgtttttctctttctctaaatctgtctctctcttcctctctgtctgcctctatctccttctctctttctctctcccatgtGTACTATCTGCAACAGCCAAACTGCTTTGATAATTGCCAACTTCTTGTTCCACTTTGGGTTGGATTGCTCAAATtttgtttatagaatcatagatttacacCTGCAGTGGACCTTGGGGTCATTGAATCTAAccacctcatttgacaaatgaggaaacagaatcatTAGATGATTATAAGACTTGACCAATGTAAAGATCAGAGCTGGGGTAGGGTGGGgggtagctgggtggtacagtggatagagcactggccctgaagtcaggaggacctcagtttaaatctggactcagatacataatagctgtgtgaccttggacaagtcactaatcCCTTATTGCCTGtccccaaaatttaaaaaataacttgaaCTGAGATTCATATCAAGATCATATGCCTCCAAATCCATCAAACTTTCCTGTGTGCCCTGCTGCCTCCCTTACTTTTCAATTAATCTGACCAAATTATTCCTAGGAAAAGCAACAACCACAGTCTGAATTTACCATTGAAAACTTGGTCTATACTGCACGTGGTCTGTTTAATGCAGGCACAGAGACAACTAGCACAACCCTGAGATATGGACTCCTGCTTCTCCTGAAACACCCTGAGATAACAGGTGGGATAACAGGCTCATAACACCCATCGGTAATTGATCAGCATGAGAGGGCTTCATTGTCttttgagactttcctttgaaacTTCTCTGTtgtcattttcatatatatatgtcattACCCATTCAAGTTTACTCCTCCCTACTTCTCCACTACCACCTCCACCCTGCTTACTTATGTAATTGTGTGGTATTATTGGCGACAggcagagaaatcatgacatggaTAGAGATTATAACTCAGTGACAGAACTGGTTCTAACTGAATGACTGAGGGGCTCCTGACCATAGGAGGAGCTGGTGTACCTGGATTCTTGTCACTCATAGAGTTATGCAGGATTGTGCCACATTGAGTTGTGGAACAGAGGTAGACTGATGCCCCTTCTCATTTCCATAACCAAGTGCTGCtaggtgtttatttttttaagtacaaCTTGAGCCTGTCCTGAGGTATCTCAAGATATTCTCAGTTGACTaaagagacaaaaatggaatttcatctatctatctatctatctatctatctatctatctatctgtctgtctgtctgtctgtctgtctgtctgtctgtctatctatctatctatctatctatctatctatctatctatctatctatctatctatctatctttctatctatctatcagaaTGTGAGGTCAAGTCCATTATTTACCAATGGAGTCTTGGTGAACAATCAgagaaaataggagagaaagcAGTTTTTGTCCCTCCTTTTTAAGACCAATTTTTATTCATGTTGTGACAGGAAAAATTCATGAAGAAATTGATCATGTGATTGGCCGAAACAGAAGTCCTTGCATGGAGGACAGAAACAAGATGCCTTATACCAATGCTGTGATACATGAGATACAGCGATACATTGACCTCGTTCCAACCAACCTGCCCCACGCAGTGACAGAAGATGTTCAGTTTAGACAATATCTTATCCCCAAGGTCAGaagtatttctcttatttttttccagtgtgtTACTGAATGCTTTTATTCTGTACATAGGAGTCACTAAGGATTTGGCCTGTGGGCTCGTCAGGCCTGCACCACAAATACATGGCTCCATGCATCAACACAAGTGTTGGGGGTGAGAACAGGTCATTCTATCCCAGTCACAAGATGGTAGAGGGTcttctgacagagagatgatcaGGTAGTTTCTCGTATAAGATAGTTGTAATGAAAGAGTGAGATCAACCCagaaaggtggaagggagagggaagttaAGCAGCAGAGGCCCTTGCCCCAAAACCAAAACAGGTCTAGTACTTGGTGCAGCCCATTCTTAGGACAAGAGCAGACTTCTATAGAGGTGACTGGCACTTGCAAGCTCTTAGGCCTCCTAGTCACAGAGCTTACTTGACCTGAGggtttctgaagttccttccagcaaaTTTAGCCTTGCTGCCCAGCTCTTCCTCAATTCTGAGAAGCTGATTATACTTGGTCAGACACTCAGATTGGCAGGGGGCACCAGTCTTGATCCACCCAGTACAGAGACCCACTAGCAAGTCTGCAATGAAGGTATCTTCTTTCTCCCTAAAATGAAGGGAAAGCATTGCTCCTCATCCATTGGCCTGGGCCAGCTTGCACATCTGGAAACATTCAGTCATGGAGCCAATCTGGTTCACTTTGAGTAGGAGGCAATTGCAGGCCTTCTTGTTCACAGTGTTTCAATTAGTTTGGGATTGGTCACTGTGAGATCATCTCCTACCACCTGGATGCTGGCAGTAGCACTGAAATTTTTCCAAGCTTCCCAATCATCCTGGTCAAAGGGATCTTCAATAAACACCACTGGATAATCCTTGATGAAGCTCTTGTAGAGGCCCCCAAGTTCAGAAGGGGAGATGTATCTGCTGGAATCATCAGAAGACTTGACGTCCAAGTCATATTTCCCAGATCAGAAGAATTCAGAGGCAGCAGCATCCAAACCAATTGTGATCTTATCAGTATAGCCAGCCTTACCAATAGCATTCCTTAGCAGGTCCAGAGTCTCTTTATTCTCTAGGATGTTAGGAGCAAAGCATCCTGTCCATATTTCTGCTTAATCACACTCTTCAGGTTGTGGTTGACCTCAGCTCCAATGTGCATGGCCTCCTTAAAGTTTGTTGCTCCCAGAGGGAGGCTCATGAACTCCTGCATGGCCAACTTGTTACCAGCATGGGAGCCACCATTCATCACGCTGAAGGCTGAAACTGGCAGGATGACTTCATCGTTGCCTGCAAGGTCAGCAGTATGATGGTACAGGGACACACCTTTCTCAGCAACTCCAGCCTTACAAACAGCCAGAGACACTCCCAAAATGACATTTGCACTAAATTTAGATTTCTTTTCAGTGCCATCCATCTCTTTCACCAATTTGTCGATCTTCTCCTGCTCCACAACATTCAATTTCTTGCTAATCAGGGTTGGGAGAATAGTTTTATTGAAAAGCTCAACTGCTTTTGAGAAATCTTTCCCCATGTAGCGGGTCTTATCATTTTCTCGGAGCTGCAGGGCTTCATGGATACCAGTAGAAGCACCACTGGGCATAGCAGCTCGGAAGTGACCTTTTTAAATGTAGAGATCAACTTCAACAGTGGAGTTTCCACGAGAGTCAGAGATCTCTCTTGCCTGCATCTTGTAAATAGACATGGTGAGTTTCTGGATAGGTCTTCCTCTGCTGGGTTAAAAGTATTTCTCAGTCTAATAGAAGATTTTATACTGTCTCCCACTGAATTATAGAATCtttgagttagaaggaacctcaggcCAATCTGTATTCCTGAGAAGTGGTCACAGAATTTCAGTATTTGAAGGGATTTTAGTGGTCATACTGTCCATTCCCAatctaaaaaagaattttttctaCAGTAtgatcatccagtctttgctttcaAACTTTCAGTCGGGTGAGCCACTTTTTGCTGTGGCATTCTGTTCTAATCTTGGACAGCCCTAACTTGAGGGAAATTTCTTTTCTTGCATCAAGCCTAAGTTTGCAGTCTATTACTCTTGGTTTTGTCCCCTGGAACAACACAGCACAAATTGCTCTCTCTGTTTAGTAATAGTTTATAAAACACTTGATATCAGCTGTTATGTCTCCTGTTGTATTGTGTCTTCCGTTCTCTTGTCCAAATATCCTCATTTCCTTCACATAGTATGGACTTGTTATTCGTACCATCCTGATTTTCTCTTGGAGTAACCTCCAGATCTTCAATGTTCTCCTTAAATATAACTCCTAGAATGAATACAATACTCATTTGTGAACTGCTGAGATTAGAGTACGGTAGTGCCTACTTCTAAGTTGCCAGGGAACCTTCAATAATTAGCCTTTGTATATGGTCAGTCCATCATTTTTAATTCTGCATAATTGTATGATTGTCTAATCTGtgtatttccatcttttttcagAAGAACATGAAAATCTGTATTAAacgctttgctaaaatctaagtaaacaCTATCTACAGCATTTTCCTGCTCTGTCAGTTCATTAGCACtcctaaaaaaaagagaaataatgatgatgCCTCTCCAGATCTTTGTGACCACCACCTCCTTATCTAGAGAGTCATTTCCTTATTCCTTGAAAAATGCATTCTAGACACTGAGTGAAAATTGGGGGGtactttttcacttaatttttctttgacagTTGTCTAGGTGCTCTCTTATTTTCTCCTTACTTCTCTGGCGTATTAAATCCCTATTAGCcatatttatgtattcattctATCCTTTTCACTTTGACAATCATTCCCTTGatcagaaaaaaaacccagaaatgaaataaaaattgagaCGTTCTGTATCTTCTCTTGCCACTTCTCATTCTCATCCTATAACCCTCTGAGTTGTGGtgttatcttttctttaaaactcCTCTTTTCCATAATACAGTTTAAAAAATCCTTCTTTTTTGCCCTTTGTTAGTCTCACAAACAGCCTCGTAAACAGCCTCTGTTTATTCTGAACTTCACCATTTCTGCCATTCTTATGGAACTATGACATGCTTCTTGCACTCATTCTAGTCTTTCAAAAATCTCAGTTGTTTGGTGAGTTccctgtaataataatagctgttgtttatgaaatactttaaggtttgcttcATATAGATTgcctcatttaatctttacaacaactctgtgggaGTAGATACCATTACTATTcccatcttacaggtgaggaaactcagtcTTAAGGATACCACCTGGCTTCCTAGGGTCATATGGCTCGTCAGGATTTGTACTAAGGTCTTTCTGGCTTCTGGTCTTGCAGTgtctccactgcaccatctggctACCTTATCCATATTGGCATCTTTAGAGAATGTTCCTTTTACATCCACATTCAGAAGTGTCTTCAGAAAGTAACTCTTGTCTTTCTTAGTAATaacaatgatagctagcattaaggtttgtgaagcactttataaatattatctcttttaatccaCAAAACATCCCTGACATGTAGGTGGTATTATcattctcatcttacagatgagcagactgagtctgagagagaaaatgatttggccaaggtcacacagctagtgagtgtttgaggtcaaatcaggtttttctgactccaggtttcaTACTCTATCCTTTGAGCCAGTTTTTTACAAACTCT from Notamacropus eugenii isolate mMacEug1 chromosome 1, mMacEug1.pri_v2, whole genome shotgun sequence includes these protein-coding regions:
- the LOC140515188 gene encoding cytochrome P450 2C19-like isoform X1 encodes the protein MDPSVIIVLGLLLSISCLFLISSWRKGFGRGKFPPGPVPLPIIGNILQLDLKNISESLCRLAKDYGPVFSLQFGFERVVVLHGYKAVKEALIDHGDKFADRGPMPIIDVVTKGFGIVTSNGERWKQIRRFSLMTLRNFGMGKKSIEERVQEEAKYLVEELKKTKGLPCDPTFILGCAPCNVICSVIFQKHFEYKDQKFLYLMKLLNESTKTLSSPWIQVYNSFPSLVHYLPGSHHKVFKIFHLLYEFILEEVKKHQKTLDSSNPRDFIDCFLMKMEQEKQQPQSEFTIENLVYTARGLFNAGTETTSTTLRYGLLLLLKHPEITGKIHEEIDHVIGRNRSPCMEDRNKMPYTNAVIHEIQRYIDLVPTNLPHAVTEDVQFRQYLIPKGTTIIPLLSSVLYDDENFPNPDKFDPGHFLDESGNFKKSDYFMPFSAGKRMCAGESLARMELFLFFTTILQNFNLKSPIDPKEIDATPVASGLTKVPPYYELCFLPF
- the LOC140515188 gene encoding cytochrome P450 2C19-like isoform X2, with translation MDPSVIIVLGLLLSISCLFLISSWRKGFGRGKFPPGPVPLPIIGNILQLDLKNISESLCRLAKDYGPVFSLQFGFERVVVLHGYKAVKEALIDHGDKFADRGPMPIIDVVTKGFGIVTSNGERWKQIRRFSLMTLRNFGMGKKSIEERVQEEAKYLVEELKKTKGLPCDPTFILGCAPCNVICSVIFQKHFEYKDQKFLYLMKLLNESTKTLSSPWIQVYNSFPSLVHYLPGSHHKVFKIFHLLYEFILEEVKKHQKTLDSSNPRDFIDCFLMKMEQEKQQPQSEFTIENLVYTARGLFNAGTETTSTTLRYGLLLLLKHPEITGKIHEEIDHVIGRNRSPCMEDRNKMPYTNAVIHEIQRYIDLVPTNLPHAVTEDVQFRQYLIPKGTTIIPLLSSVLYDDENFPNPDKFDPGHFLDESGNFKKSDYFMPFSAGPSLE